TGTTGATGTGCGGCAGGAACTTCCGGTAGATCGGGTAGTAGGCGTCCCAATCGGCGCCGTAGAGGTCCTCCACAAGAAGCTTCTGCTTCATCTGGCGCCACATGTGATCGAACATGTAGGCCTTCTCCGCAGTTTGATCGAGGACCATTTCGCCGCCGATCGCGACCGGCTCCGACTTGCCGCTTTCGGGGTCGATCTTCATGGCCCGCCCGTCGGCGACCACGAGGAGGAACTTGCCGTCGGCCGACATCTCCAGGCCCGCCTGGTTCGCTCCCAGCTTGGCGAAGAGCTTGGTGTCCCGTGTCCGCAGCTCGGTCATCCACAGGTCATAGCCCTTCTCGAAGCGGGCCAGGTAGAAGAGCTTCTCGCCGTTCTTGGACAGGGCCTGGTCGGCGATGTCGGCGGAGTGGATGGTGAAGCGGATCTTGCGCCGCTCGATGCCGTCGAGCTCGAAGACGAGATCCTTCTTGGCCTCGTCCGGCTTGATGGCCGGGGCCTTGGGGTCCTTGACCTTGTCCTTGTCTTCCTTGGCCTTCTCCTCCTTGGCCTTGTCGTCCTGCTCCTTCCAGAGGGCGTAGTCCTCCTTGGACAGGCGGAACTTGTCGTAGGCGGCCCGGGTGAAGAACATTCCGTAGACGTCGTACTGGACGGCCGATTGGTCGGTGTTGACCGCGCCTTCGCGATCACAGTCATAGTACATCATCGTCCCGTCCATGCCCCAGCGCATGTTGGCGCTGTCGAAGCCGCTTTTCGTCAGGTTGATCACCTGGCCCTTGCCGTCGCTCGAGACCAGGCCGACCTGGGGGGTGAACAGCCGGACGAAGCCGAACTGGACGAGGAACCATTTGCCGTCGGGGCTCCACTTGTAGTTCTGGTCGCCGTCGGAATAGGAATAGTTGTGCACGGCCGGCAGGATCGTCCGGACCTCTTTGGAGGCCAAGTTGACGACCCTCAGGACGACGCGGTTTTCGAGGTAGGCGATCTCCTTGCCGTCGGGCGAGTATTCCGGCTGGAACTCCTCGGCCGCGGTGGCGACGACCGGCTCCTCCTTGAGGAGGGTCGAGGCGTAGAAATAGGGCTCTTCCTTGCGCACGATCGAAGTCGTGCAGATGTTCCAGTTGTTGTCCCGTTCCGCGGCGTAGACTAGCGACCGCCCGTCGGGACTGAAGCTGACGCTGCGCTCCTGCCCGGGCGTGTCGGTGATGCGTTTGGTGACGCCGCCTTCGATGCTGCCGACGAAGATTTCGCCGCGGAAGACGTAGGCGACTTCCTTGCCGTTGGGCGAGAGGCGCCCCTCGGTGATGCCGCCGCCGATGGGCACGGTGCGTTCCAGCACCTGGCGCCCGTCCGCGGCGATGCGGATGTCGACCTTCTTCGGCGCCGCCGCGCCGGCCTTGGTGTAGA
This DNA window, taken from Candidatus Aminicenantes bacterium, encodes the following:
- a CDS encoding S41 family peptidase translates to YTKAGAAAPKKVDIRIAADGRQVLERTVPIGGGITEGRLSPNGKEVAYVFRGEIFVGSIEGGVTKRITDTPGQERSVSFSPDGRSLVYAAERDNNWNICTTSIVRKEEPYFYASTLLKEEPVVATAAEEFQPEYSPDGKEIAYLENRVVLRVVNLASKEVRTILPAVHNYSYSDGDQNYKWSPDGKWFLVQFGFVRLFTPQVGLVSSDGKGQVINLTKSGFDSANMRWGMDGTMMYYDCDREGAVNTDQSAVQYDVYGMFFTRAAYDKFRLSKEDYALWKEQDDKAKEEKAKEDKDKVKDPKAPAIKPDEAKKDLVFELDGIERRKIRFTIHSADIADQALSKNGEKLFYLARFEKGYDLWMTELRTRDTKLFAKLGANQAGLEMSADGKFLLVVADGRAMKIDPESGKSEPVAIGGEMVLDQTAEKAYMFDHMWRQMKQKLLVEDLYGADWDAYYPIYRKFLPHINNNYDYAEMVSEMLGEMNVSHTGCYYSGARTALSDATAALGLYMDYDFSGPGLRVAEILSGGPLDKAALKIRAGHVIEKIDGQVLDGSFDHYKLLNRKAGKPTLLSVYDPATKARWEESIKPISTGEENGLLYRRWVKARRDEVDKLSGGRIGYVHVQSMNDASYRTVIEEVLGLSPDKEALIVDTRFNGGGSLHDQLADFLNGKKVFDIVPRGQLVGIEPYGKWIKPSIVVMGECNYSDAHLFPVEYKVRGIGQTLGMPVPGTGTFVWWENQIDPTIRFGIPQGGWRTPDGKLCENNQLEPDIRIKNDPDIMAAGRDQQIEAAVKELLKKK